AGGCATTTCGCCGTCTTCCCTGCTCTCCCTTCTTCTTTTCCTTCAGAGAACGGGAGAGCTCTCCGTTGAATCGGTCCGTATAGGACCCGGAGCGGGAAAGAACGAGGACATATGCGACTGCCTCCGCTCAGAGGACTGACGGGCCTTAATGGCGACCGACATCGAGCTTCTCTCACGGAAGGCAGGACGGCAGGCGGCTCTCGCCGAAGCGGGGCTGGCAGATCTGCCGCCGGAGGCTGACCTGGCGGGAAAGATCGAATGGACCAGGCTGCGCCCCCTGCTCTCCGGCGAGGAAATTCGGGAGATGTGCGAAGAGGCTGTCAGGTGCGGCTATCGCTGCATCTGCCTCCCCCTTCCCTGGGCTTCCCATGCCGTCTCCCTTCTTGCTTCTACGCCAGTCAGGGTATCCACGGCCGTTGCCTTTCCTCTCGGAACCTGTATCCAGGAGACAAAAGTGCTGGAGACCATGTCCGCCCGATCGGTGATAAACGCGGACATCAATGTAGTCCTGCCGGTCTACAGGCTGGCGGCCGGAGACAAGGCCGGACTTCGTGCTGAAATGCAAAAAATCCGGGAGGCAGCCGAAGGAGCCGTCCTTTCTTTTTACGTGGAGACGCCGCTGCTGAACGAAGAGGAGATCATAACAGCCGTCCGGGCGGCGGAGATGGCCCGGGCTGACCGTGTCATCGGGGGAACGGGCGTTTTCGGTTTCCCGACCATAAAGGAAGTGGCCCTGCTACGGTGTGCAGCCCCGGACTGGATGGAAATAGGAGCGGCAGCGGAATCCACGGCGAAAGGTGCCAGGCTGCTTCCTTTTCTCGCCGCCGCAGGAGCCGGGAGCATCCTTGCGGAGAATCCACACCTTCTGCTGGGGTTTTCTGCTGAAGAAAAAGACTGACTTCCCGATCCCCCGTTCCCAAGCCCTCCGGCCCCCGGAAACCGGGACATCCGCACCGGCTCCGCCAGATTGATGCTTGACATGAAGCGACGGGTCTGATATGTATAGACAAAACCCGCTTAATGGTAAGGATTACCGCACAGCAGAAAAAATGGCCCCGGGCCGGAACTTTTTTCGAATCAGCGGATCGGACCCGGACCAGGAAGCGCCGCAGCAAAGGACAAGAAGGACCAGAAAATCCAAATCGGCCGAAGAAAAAAGGAGCGTGCCTTTCATGCTGAAAGAAAAGACCTTTTGGGCGGATACAGAGTTTTTCGGACTTCTAGGAAACCCCGTCAGAAAATCACTCTCTCCAGCCATGCATAACGCGAATTTCCAGGCCCTCGGAATGAATGCAGTCTACACCCCCTACGAGGTTACCGAAGCCACCGTCGGAACGGTCATTCCCGCACTGGAAGCCTTGCGGTTCAAGGGACTCAACGTCACCATGCCTCTGAAGCAAAAAATCATCGAATACCTTGACGAGCTTGACGAAATCGCATCCCTCTGCAACGCCGTAAACACGATCTACTGGAAGAACGGCAGACTGTGCGGATCGAACACGGACGGCGTGGGCTTTGTCAGGGGTCTGAAAGAGCAGGGTGGTTACGATCCGGCAGGCAAACAGTGCATCATTTTCGGCGCCGGCGGCGCTGCCCGTGGAGTGGCCTTCGCCCTCGCCGAAGCCGGCATCGGCAGCATAGCTCTCTGGAAAAGAGCATCAGGAGACGAAAAACTCGGAAAACTCGCCAGCGATCTCAATGCCTACCGTGCCGGCGTCTGCAGGATCCAGTCCACCGACCCCGCCGACATCGCCGGACTCCTGAAAGAAAACGAACTGGTAATCAAC
The DNA window shown above is from Aminivibrio pyruvatiphilus and carries:
- a CDS encoding shikimate dehydrogenase, producing the protein MLKEKTFWADTEFFGLLGNPVRKSLSPAMHNANFQALGMNAVYTPYEVTEATVGTVIPALEALRFKGLNVTMPLKQKIIEYLDELDEIASLCNAVNTIYWKNGRLCGSNTDGVGFVRGLKEQGGYDPAGKQCIIFGAGGAARGVAFALAEAGIGSIALWKRASGDEKLGKLASDLNAYRAGVCRIQSTDPADIAGLLKENELVINSTPLGMAPNTDSTPFDTSLLGTEHMVCDLVYVPHDTLLLRQAEERGSRILYGYWMTIWQGVEAFRKWTGGQEPDVEVMTKTMLEHLANK